One region of Chanodichthys erythropterus isolate Z2021 chromosome 19, ASM2448905v1, whole genome shotgun sequence genomic DNA includes:
- the calm2b gene encoding calmodulin 2b, (phosphorylase kinase, delta), translated as MADQLTEEQIAEFKEAFSLFDKDGDGTITTKELGTVMRSLGQNPTEAELQDMINEVDADGNGTIDFPEFLTMMARKMKDTDSEEEIREAFRVFDKDGNGYISAAELRHVMTNLGEKLTDEEVDEMIREADIDGDGQVNYEEFVQMMTAK; from the exons atg GCCGATCAACTCACAGAGGAGCAAATAGCCG AGTTCAAAGAGGCGTTCTCGCTATTTGACAAAGATGGGGACGGTACCATCACCACGAAAGAGCTGGGCACTGTTATGCGCTCTCTTGGCCAGAACCCTACAGAGGCGGAGCTGCAGGATATGATCAATGAGGTGGATGCAGATG GAAATGGAACAATAGACTTTCCCGAGTTCCTGACGATGATGGCAAGAAAGATGAAGGACACCGACAGCGAGGAGGAGATCAGAGAAGCTTTCCGTGTCTTTGATAAG GATGGGAATGGATATATCAGTGCTGCTGAGCTGCGCCATGTGATGACAAACCTAGGGGAGAAATTAACAGATGAGGAGGTGGATGAAATGATTAGAGAAGCAGACATTGATGGAGATGGTCAGGTCAATTATGAAG AATTTGTACAGATGATGACAGCGAAGTAA